The DNA sequence CGTGGTCAATCACACGGTGAACGTTGGGACCGGGACGACAATCGACACGCACCAAGCTGGCGTCCGCTACTACGAGCTGCGACGTCCACTGCCGGACGGCGCATTCGCAGTGCACGAGCAGGCGAGCTTCGCGCCGGATGAAGACAACCGCTGGATGGGGAGCGCGGCGATTGACAACCGCGGCAACCTGGCCGTCGGCTACAGTGTGTCGAGCCTCGAGACGTTCCCATCGATCCGTTACGCGGGGCGCTTGGCGTCCGATCCGCCCGGAGGCTTGACGCAGGGCGAGACGGAGCTGCAGGCGGGAAGCTTCGTCCAGCGCGATACGAGGTCGCGCTGGGGGGACTACAGCTCGCTCAATGTCGATCCGGTCGACGAGTGCACATTCTGGTACACGAACCAGTATTACGCGGTCGACGACCCCAACAGCGTGGCCGAATGGCAGACGCGTGTGGGTGCCTTTACATTCGCCGAGTGCACGCCGCCGAAGCGAGGCACGCTGTCAGGCACGGTAACCAATTGCACCGGCGGTGGCAACGTCGCCAATGCCCTTGTCCAGGTCGGAGCGTACTCACGGGTAACCGGTGGGGACGGACGATACTCGATGAGCCTGCCGCCCGGCACGAAGACGTTGACCGTGACGCCGCCCGCCGGGTATGCGGTGCCGCCGCCGGAAAAGGTGACCGTCGAAGCAGATGGCACGCTGACCGTGGACGTCTGTCTGACTGGTATACCGCTCATCGAGTTGGCTGACACCGCGCTCGTGGGCGAGGGATGTGCACCGGAGAACGGTGCTGTCGACCCAGGTGAGTTCGTGATCTTCGACGTCACACTTCGCAACACCGGCTTCGCGCCGACAACGGATCTCAAAGGGACGCTGCTGAAGAACGCCACGGTCAAGAAGCCGAGTGGAGCAAGGGTGTACGGAGCCATCCCGCCGGGTGGTGAGGCGACGCAGCGGTACACATGGCGCGCGAACGGTCTCTGTGGGGAGCCGTACTTCCTCCAACTGCTGGTACAGGATGGTTCGACGAGCTTCGGGACGCTCGAAGCCACCGAGAAGCTTGGCGCCATCACCGACCACGCATTCGCCAACGGGACTCCCATCGAGTTTGCCCCGGACCCGCCCGCCGCAGGTCCGGCGGCACCGTATCCATCGACAGTCGACGTGTCGGGCATTACCGAGCCAGTGAGCAAGATCACGGTGACGCTGCACGGTCTCGCGCACACGTTCCCGGACGACATCGATCTACTGCTCGTGGGCCCACAGGGACAGAGTGTGCTGCTCATGTCCGATGTGGGTGGTCCAGACGACATTAGCGGCGTCGACCTCACGTTCGATGACGAGGCATCGACGCCCGTACCCGCGCCCATTATCAGCGGCACGTTCCAACCAACGAACATCGGGACGGACGACACATTCGATGAGCCAGCGCCGCCGGGGCCCTACGGTGCCGCGCTCTCGGTCTTCAAGGTCCCCGACCCGAACGGAACGTGGAGCCTGTACGCGATCGACGATGTCGAGACGGATGCCGGCGTGATTGCAGGTGGTTGGACGCTGACGGTCACGACTCTCTCCTGCACCGTGCAGTGCGGCAACGTTCAGCCGACGCTACGCGTCGATGCCACACTGCGTCGTGCGTCATCGACCGCTGTGATGGCCGAGATCCTGGTGAACAACTCTGGGAACGGCGTGGCGCAGGCGGTCCAGATCACCAACGTGACGCTCGATTCCGAAGCTGGCTCACCGCTGCCCCAGCGTTTGGGGGATATCCTCCCTGGGCAAACGGGAACGGCGCACATCGCGTTCGATCCATCGCCACCGCAAGGCGAACGCGTGCAGCTGCGTGTCGAAGGCTCCTCGCTCGAGGGCCCATTCGAGGCGACGCTGCGGCGCGTCGTGCCCTAGTCGGGACAGAAACCCGCGGCGCGATACGGGGCCGTCTCTGCTGGGGTCGTCGTTTCCCGTCCTGGCCGCGCTCAAAACCGATTCGGACCCATGAATTCTTCCCAGTCGAGAGGTGACGCTTCTTCGTACTCCCGCCAGTTGGCGATCCTGCCGCTCACGATGCGCACCATCACCGCCCCGTGCCTGCACCGACGCTCCTTCAAGCTTCGACGTGCGTCTCCGGCATCGAAATAGCACGTCTCCCGGAATCTTCACAGTGGGACCAAACTGGAACAGCGACTGCGGCACGAGCGCGTGCAACCCCGCCGACTTCTGCTTGGTCACTACCGCGGGATTCCAGCGCCGAGAGGTGCCCCTGGAACACGAAATCAGGGCCGGCCGGCTGTACCATTTCTTCGTGAGGTTGACGCGCGAAAGCGCAGACGACGCATCGCCGGCTTTCGCGGGGATCGAATTCACCCCTTGAGCAGCGCTGGTTCTCAACCGCAATTCGTCACGTGCGGGATCGGTAATTCACCGGTCCCGCACTCAAGAATCTACTCGTCCTGCATGGCGATTCGTGGCGCTGTTCGGGATGCGCGCCACGCGGGCAGCCACGCAGCGACGAACGCCACGACCGTCAAGAGCAGCGCGGTGACGATGAACACAAGGGGGTCCGACGGATTGGTCTCGAAGAGCAGCGCCGAGAGTGCCCGCCCCAGCGCTATGGCGCCGGCGGTTCCGGCGACGAGCCCAATCGCGACAACCGCGGCTGCTTGCCGCAGCACCAGCGCACGTACGTGAGCGGCGGTCGCACCGAGCGCCATTCGAATCCCGATCTCTGGCGTGCGCTGGCGCACCGTGTAGGCGAGGACGCCGTAAAGGCCGAGGGCCGCGAGCATCAGCGCCACCGCGGCAAAGGCTCCCATCAGCACCATCGCGAACCGCTCGCGACTGACGCCACGCCCAACGACGTCCGTCATCGGTGCCACGTGGTGCACCGCCAGCTGTGGGTCCAGAGCGGCGACCTCGGCCCGGACCAGCCCAAGGATGCGTTCCGGTGCAACCTCCGTGGCCACAACCTGCGAGAGCGCCCAGTTCCGGTCGCCGGCGTACTGGCGGTGCGCCTGATAGACCACGGGGTTGGCCGTGCCGTAAGGGTCCAGCGTCACGTCGCCCACCACACCGATGATCTCGCGTTGCTCACGGACCGGCGCAATGCGCTGTCCGACCACTCTCTCCAACGGCATGCCCGGAAAGGCCTTCCTTGCGAAGGCCGCACTGACCACCGCGCGAGAGGGAGCACTAGCATCGTCCCGCGCGTCGAAAATGCGGCCCGCGAGCGTGGGTATCTCCAACGCCGTGAAGAAGTCTCCGCTGACGATGCGCTGGTCGGCATTGACCTCGGACTCCTCCGTGCCGGCGAGTGGTCCGCTCTCGATTAAAATGCCCCAGTGGTGATACTTGCCGGTGGCCGGAAGACGGGATGTGCCGCCCGCGGCCGTCACGCCTGGGATGGTCCTTATCCGGCGAGCCAGCTCCTCTTGAAAGATGGCTCGACGTTGCGCGTCGTAACGGGCCGCTGGCAAGCTCACGTCGAAGGTCAGGACCCGCTCGACGCGGAAGCCGAGCTCCACCTGTCGCAGCCGATGGAAGCTGGCCATCAGCACGACAGCGCCAACGAGGAGCGTCAAGGCGAGGGCAAGTTGGGTGCTGGCCAGGGCGCTCCGCAGTCGCGCGTGCCCGCGCGTGCCTGTCGCGGAACGTGACTGCTCGCGCAGCGCCCAGCCCGGATGGACGCGGGCGAACCGCACGGCCGGCGCCATGCCGAAGGCAATCCCTGTGGTGAGCGTCACCAGGGCGGCAAATGCCAGCACCACGGGATCGAATCCAACCTCGTCGAGCCGCGAGATTGCGTCGCGCCCAAGTACTCGCAGAACGTTACTCCCCAGCACGGCGAGCACGAGTCCAAGCAGGCCACCAAGGGCGGCAAGGAGCACGCTCTCGACCAAGAGTTGTCGGGCAATCCGAAAGCCGCCGGAGCCCAGCGCCGCGCGAATCGCGAGCTCGCGGCCACGGCCCGTGGCGCGCACGAGCGCGAGATTGGCCACGTTCACGCACGCGACCAGCAGCACCAGTCCTACGGCGATGAACAGCAGCTGCAGCGGGCCGCGCGACCTGCCCACCAGATCCTCCTTCAGCGGCAGCAGCGCGACGCCATCCGTATCGGGCCAGCGCTCGGCCATCGACCGATTCAGGCCGGCGAGCTCCGCCTGCGCCTGCTCGATGCTCACCCCAGACCGCAACCGGCCGATCGCGCTCAGGAAGTGGTTGCTCGGGCCGTTGGCTGTCGCCAGGTCGAGGGGGAGCCACGCGTCCACCACGCCCACGATCGGATCCTCGAACTCCTTCGGCGCGATGCCTGTCACGACATAGGGCTCGGCGCTCAGGTGCACGGTCGCGCCGATGATGGCCGGGTCGCCGCCAAAGCGCTTCCGCCACAGCGCATCGCTCAACACGACGTGGGAGGCACCGGTCTCATCCCGACGATCGAACGCGCGCCCGCGCAGTGGGCCGGAGCGAAGCGCACGGAAGTAATCGCTACTCACTCGCAGGATACGAAGCCGCCGGGCTTGCCCGCCCTCAACGAGGTCGAGCCCCGTCTCGTCGTACGTGAAGAGCACGGCCACGTCCTCGAACGACGCGGCGTGATCACGAACTTCCTTGACGTGTGGACCAGTCAGATATCCACCAGGCTCGGCAGGTGAAGATCCCTGGTAGAAGCGCACGAGTTGCCCCGGCTCTGCGTAGGGCAAGGGCGCTAACAGCACCGTTTGCACGACACTGAACACCGCGGTGGTACCGCCCATCCCTAGTGCAAGCGTGGCGACGACAACCGCGACGAACCCGGGACTCTTCCGGAGCGTACGCACGGCGAAGCGCAGATCTTGGGTCAGCGATTCCCACCAGTGAGCGCGCCGCTCTCGCTGCCGCCGGCGGTGGCCGATCGCCTGTAGCTCGCGGCGAACCCGCTCGACACTGCCGAACTCGCGGGCCGCTCGATCACGCGCCTCGACGTCGGAGAGTCCTTGTGCAATGAGGTCCTCCACGCGCCTCGCGAAATGGAACGCGAGCTCCTCGTCTACGTCGACCGCGATGTTGCTCCGCAGGAGGCGCATGTACCGTCGCCAGATGGGTGTCTCCCGCATGTCTGCCTCCTACCTGGCAGGACTCGCGTCGATCACGCGGTTGACAGCCATCGTGAACCGCTGCCAGCTCGCCGTACGCGCCGCCAACTCTCGCCGTCCCCTGGCCGTGAGGCGGTAGAACTTCGCGCGGCGATTGTTCTCGCTCGAGCCCCACTCGGCCGCGATCCAGCCTTTGTCCTCCAAGCGATGCAAGGCGGGATAAAGGGTGCCCTCCTCGATTTGCAACTCTTCTCCGGAGAAGTCGAAGATCCACCGGGCGATGGCATACCCGTGCATCTCGCCACCCGAGAGCGTCTTCAAGATCAAGAAGTCGAGCGTTCCCTGGACCGAATCGATGATGTTCCTCGGCATGTTCCCCTTGCTTCGTCAGGGTAAGAATACGCGCTGTCCCATGACTTGGCAAGGGGAGTGCAAGACTAGCGACACTTGACCAAACGAACGGCCTTGCCGTGCTCCAGCGAAAACGTCCCGAGCTTCGTGCCGCTTTCCGTGAGCTCGACCGTCAACGTCATGTGGTCGTTGCGCACGCGCCCGGCGTATCGCGCGGCGAGCTTCCGATCGGCCGCACCTTCCCGCAGGGCCCCTCCTTGCTCCTGTACGTGCCATCCGGACACCTCGAACCGACTTTGCGCGTCGAGTGAGATCGGCTGCTCGATCCTGCCATGTCCGCAGTCGTACTCGACCGTCGCGCCGTCCGCCGTGACGGTGAGCCGTACGCGCTCGCCACCCCAGAGGCCGTTCTGGATTGATTGTGCAGGCGGGTCAGGCATTGTCGCCACGTTGCCGCGAGACGAGGCGAGCGCGCCCGTCGCGAGCAAGCCGAGAGCGATGCTGAGCGCCGTTCGCGTCACGCGTCGCAGCCTCCAATAGTAGGAAGTACCCTCGATTTTACCCGGCATGTGTCCCTCTATCTTCTCGACCTCCACTGAGGCATTCTTAGATCAGTGGGAGTCAGAGTTCGTCCTCCAGGAGGAATCCCATGACGCGCGAAGCTGAGCTAGCTGAACAGGTTGAGCATGCGCCGTCCAACCGCTGGAGGTGCCCCAACCTGTGAGGCCAGACGCCCTGGGCCCGCCAGGCCGCAAAGTATAGACCCACGGTAAGATCGAGCGACACGGCTCGTCGGCCACTCGATCTTGACCGAGCGGGTGCGCTAAACTGTTTGACCGATTCACGCGTGCGCATGGAGACATCGCCTACTGAGGTTACGCTAGAGGTTAGCCCGCGAGCACGGTTCGACGTCATCGACGTCCGCCGTCGCCTGACGCGTGAGCACGGTGATCTCGTTGAAGCCTATTCACGCGCCCTCTACTGTTCGTTCCATACAACCGCCGGATATCTGGAACAGAGCCTCGCGTCGCGGCTCGAGCATCGCCGCGACCGCGTCGCACCTTACGTCGAGCTCTTCCGGACGTTGTTTCCGCCAGGCGCAGACTACGAGCACGACAAGCTGCACCTGCGGCGCGAGCTCACCGACGAGCAGCGACGTGTCGAGCCCCGCAACGCCGACTCGCACCTCGCGTTCATCGGCGCCGGACTGTCACCGGTCGTCACCTATCTCAATCGTCCAGGAAAACCGGTCTACTTCGTGGACCTGGATGGGCTCAACGGCGCGCAACCACGGCGTCGGCAGACGACAGTGCTCGGGTTCAACGAAGAGGAGGTCGTCACGCGTGAGCGCCTCGTCGTGCCCGTCTCGGCGCATCCGGTCGATTCAATCAACCTGAAGAGTCCGAGGCTCGGCGTCTACGAGCAACTTCAGGAGCTCGTGGCGCGGCATGGAGTCCAGAAGGGCCGTGTTCAC is a window from the Luteitalea sp. genome containing:
- a CDS encoding PadR family transcriptional regulator: MPRNIIDSVQGTLDFLILKTLSGGEMHGYAIARWIFDFSGEELQIEEGTLYPALHRLEDKGWIAAEWGSSENNRRAKFYRLTARGRRELAARTASWQRFTMAVNRVIDASPAR
- a CDS encoding FtsX-like permease family protein; protein product: MRETPIWRRYMRLLRSNIAVDVDEELAFHFARRVEDLIAQGLSDVEARDRAAREFGSVERVRRELQAIGHRRRQRERRAHWWESLTQDLRFAVRTLRKSPGFVAVVVATLALGMGGTTAVFSVVQTVLLAPLPYAEPGQLVRFYQGSSPAEPGGYLTGPHVKEVRDHAASFEDVAVLFTYDETGLDLVEGGQARRLRILRVSSDYFRALRSGPLRGRAFDRRDETGASHVVLSDALWRKRFGGDPAIIGATVHLSAEPYVVTGIAPKEFEDPIVGVVDAWLPLDLATANGPSNHFLSAIGRLRSGVSIEQAQAELAGLNRSMAERWPDTDGVALLPLKEDLVGRSRGPLQLLFIAVGLVLLVACVNVANLALVRATGRGRELAIRAALGSGGFRIARQLLVESVLLAALGGLLGLVLAVLGSNVLRVLGRDAISRLDEVGFDPVVLAFAALVTLTTGIAFGMAPAVRFARVHPGWALREQSRSATGTRGHARLRSALASTQLALALTLLVGAVVLMASFHRLRQVELGFRVERVLTFDVSLPAARYDAQRRAIFQEELARRIRTIPGVTAAGGTSRLPATGKYHHWGILIESGPLAGTEESEVNADQRIVSGDFFTALEIPTLAGRIFDARDDASAPSRAVVSAAFARKAFPGMPLERVVGQRIAPVREQREIIGVVGDVTLDPYGTANPVVYQAHRQYAGDRNWALSQVVATEVAPERILGLVRAEVAALDPQLAVHHVAPMTDVVGRGVSRERFAMVLMGAFAAVALMLAALGLYGVLAYTVRQRTPEIGIRMALGATAAHVRALVLRQAAAVVAIGLVAGTAGAIALGRALSALLFETNPSDPLVFIVTALLLTVVAFVAAWLPAWRASRTAPRIAMQDE